The Trichomycterus rosablanca isolate fTriRos1 chromosome 19, fTriRos1.hap1, whole genome shotgun sequence region cctgttctgtggtggtcctgtgggggtcctgaccattgaagaacagcatgaaaggggctaacaaagcatgcagagaaacagatggactacagtcagtcaatgtagaactacaaaatgcttctatatagtaagtggagctgctaaaatggacaatgtgtgtagaaacaaagaggtggtgttaatgttatggctgatcagtgtatgtggtgAGTATATTGTTCATTTTATAAGCTACTCCAACCACACAGATGACGGGTATACAGTTAcagagaatggtccaccacccaaacatcatctggtcaatAGGGGTCCTATGACTGACCCTTTTGAGTAAAACATGGGCTACATGGGTTAACAAAGAGTACAGAGCTGggacacagtcagtaattgtatacccacatagGTGTACCTATATGATAAAATCCTACAATCCTAAGATGCAAAGACACAGCATGAAGGACAACCATAACCTGAGTGCAAATGTATTTAGTAGAAAACAAGGCTTTGCGTGTGCACGCTGGGTGCAGATGAATTCATGCGGAATCATTTAATAAATCAGAGAAAATAGGTGAAGAGGAGCAGTGAATTGTGGGATAGACAATGACAGGAAGACAGTGATGTATTTGTGTTGTTGGCCCAGCAGCTCATCCAATGTTTGGCCACTTTTTAATTTCCATAATATTACAAACTTCAAACTTTGAAGGATTTTAGGATTATTACACAAAAACAACAGATAATGGattcaataataaaacatatgtGTTAATAAAAGGATGCAGTGTGATGTTCATTAAATTGACTCTTAACAAAGCAGAGTAGTGTGGCACTTCCAACCAAGAGCAACTAGCAAGGGTGCTGACAGTGATTTTCATCTGCTTCTGTTTTCTGGTTGAGATTAAATTGacataaaagcattttttaaagTATTGACCTGTTTGCTTTGGTTAAAATATAGTCACAGAAGAGTCTATACTGTTGCATTTTCATGTGCTGTGCTTTTCCTCCCACTAAATAATGCTGACATTTTCTTAAATAAAAGAAGTTACACATTAAAATGATACAAACATATGACAttatgtacaatacaaacacacatactgtaaCCAAACTTGGCAGAACATTTTATACTGATAAACTAAACCCACACATAGATAAATAAAGTCACAAACactaatataaacaaaacagtcCATTGTCTCAATTACTGTGTCCACTAAGTCTACTAAGTGTACGCGAGTGTAAAAtggtggtggacaaaataacagaaacatggAAATACATATTAAAAAGTTAGATTCATTCCAAATGGCTACAGAACAATTGCAAGTGCAGCACTACAAGTAGGGTCTATCAGTCTGATCAGCATGTATTAGTGATGAAATAGCATTGTGCAGCAACTAACAGAGGTCCAATGAGGCCATATAGTAAGCGCTCTAACTGCAGGTgaacactctctcactcactttcttaaccgcttatccaattatggtcgtggggggtgctggagcctatcccagcttttcaatgggcgcaaggcacacagtaacaccctggacggggcgccagtccatcacaaggcagacacacatacacacacacacacccattcacctatagggcaactcagtgtctccaattaacctgactgcatgtttttggactgtgggaggaaaccggagctccaggaggaaacccacgcagacacggggagaacatgcaaactccacacagaatcgacccggaccgccccacctggggatcgaacccaggaccttcttgcgctgaagtgacagtgctacccaccgagcctctTAACACCGTGAACACTCTTAACAAATATGTCAGGGTATCATGAACCAAAAACACCTTCAGAGAGGTTGTAAGAGGAAGTTTACTGACAGGGATAGATGACAAATCTGTGAGCCAAAAAATGTCCATCATGTATTTTACAAAACTGGAATTCAACAACATTCAGCAACATTTTCTTAAATTTAAAGCCAATAAGCAAAGACACAAAACCTGGACTCACAAACAATAAACAGGTGATATGTTCCAATTTCACCAATTTCCTACATCtagataaatgtatttttgGATGTAGATATTTCATGTTGGAGAATTGTGTCATAATATATGGAAAGCTTCTAATGTTTTtgcattatttgtttaatttggcttttttatcttattttataacACAGATGAAGATTTGATGGTACATTTCAGAAGATACACTTCAGGTCAAATGTTTGCTTCATTACTACAAAACAATGTGAAAGAATTACAAACCTTCAAGCAGCAATGTTACCCGTTATTACCTAATATTTTGCTCGTCCTCTATATGTTTGTATAAATATTAAGGAGGTTTTATGTATTTGGCAAGTGCAGAGCTGGCAGGAATGGTTTCGAAAGAGAAACATCACAAAGAGAAAATCATTAAAACTGTCCACAGTGTTTCAGTCCTGGATATGGAGGCGATTTATACAGCGTCAGATTCACAGTCCTGTAAAAGTAGAGGACAGAGACACATTTACTTAATATCATATtctaaatctaatctaatctttttacaatatcatgtactgtagatggtgaaagactgaAGCTTGAAAATGATTTGCAAGTTTGAAAATGGTCTTTCTGAACTGAACAATTTTGGCACAAAGTAgtgacccatctttgcttgaaAGGACTgaacctttggtggatccttttttatgcattttctccccattttcctcccgatttagtgcagtcaatttatcttccgctgctgagggatatcctcttccgacacgtgcacagccctcctcttctcgcccctgcattctgcacaggcgtctctgccacagatcagggtccttacacagcatatgaagatcccacccacacatagtctggtcgccccaccctagcagatatggtggccaattaagGCCACTGctgaaggcactgccaattatgcccactagatggcgcccagccaaccggtggcaaccccgagtttcaaaccgagaagCCAATCATGGTACCCCTAACTGTTTTCGTATTTTACAAAATTCAATCAAGTTGGTCAGACAAAATATTACAAGTTAGTTCTTTGTCCTCCTGTCAGttagaaaagtgtgtgtgtgtgtgtgtgtgtgtgtgtgtgtgtttttacaggtGTGTTTTGTACCTTTCCTGAAGGTTGACAGTTGAGGCCAAGAAATGAAAACACTGTGTTGGTTTCTTTAGACATAAAAAAGTCCTCATAATcctgaaaattaaataaaaacataaaaacacccATTTTTGTTCAAATaattaatgatttaatgatGTACAGATGTAATAAAGTGACAGTGGAGTATATGAAGCTACAAATTTGGGAGACGGAGGGCTAACACAAGCTTCCTTGTGCTTGGCTTGGAGAAGGACAGAACTGAAACAGATCTTAAGAGGGGTGAACTGACCTCACAAATCACTCTGATTAATAGGAGATATATAAatacttgacttggactcccCACCAAAGCCGACTATGGTATTGTTTAGGTTTAAACCTCATATCTTCACTTTTAGGAGACCCTAAACTGGCACTAAATGGGTAAGTATCTTATGATCGGGTTTGCAATAGAATACAGTACATACTCACTCCACAGTAAACTGTCCCATTAAAGATCTGAGGCAGGAGCGGCTTGCCTTTCTCCGGCTGTTTCTCTTCAGGAATGTGCTTATACATCCAGAGTCTCTGGTCCTCCAGCATAGTGATGTCCACCTCATCAAAACTGATTCGGTTTGATTCCAGGAATCCCACAACTGCCTGCTGGTTCTTTTTTACCTGAGGAACATCACATAATAGTAAAGACCagagcttcactaactaaacgtCACTAGGAAAATGATGTAggtaaaaaatattatataacgTCAATGCAAGGTAAGTAAACATTATAGTTATATAGTTATAATATAGCATAATATACCTGGTATGGTCTTCAGTTAATCTATTTGGCCAaatgtatctggacacctgaccatgaccttaTGGAACATCccaaaaaccatgggcattaaataaaagttacacCCACCCTAAGTGCAGCTACAACAGCTTTAATGcttttggaaaggcttttcacatgattttaaagtgtgtctgtggaagttCATGCCAGTTCAGTTAAAGGAAATTTGTGAGGTCGCAACAGTAGATATTTTAGGATAAAGTAAAAAGTCCCCACATATGATGTATTTTACTGATTTGTTCACATAATTACAGATTGTTTGTCTCGTAATTAAATCGATACAGATTTGGTCCTAATCTTAAATAAAAATCCTTAACTTAAACAAAGTtccatgtatgtgtgtatgtgtgtgtgtttaaaacacacacacacacacacacgcacagatgAGTTGACAGTTTGAGAGGTCTGTGGTTACATTATAGACACAACAGGAAAACAGAATTGATCCCTTTTGGGGATTTAATTGAGGGGAAATGGACGGGATGAATCTCGTCTAGACACAGATACAAAAATCGTACAGACACATTAATGTGCTTTATAGACTGGGagattcacaaacacacacacacacattaggtgctatacagcaacatgggtttgatccttgtcttCAATCACCTCTGTAAggagttttacatgttctccctgtgtctgaatTAGTCATTTCAGGTACTTTTCCTTTCTTACACCTTCTACAATCTATTTTAACTTCATGGTCACAAATcctcacaaacacaccaaaatctTGTAGCCATTATAGAAGAGTAAAGGCTATTATGAAATGGCTTGTCCAACAAGTTTATGATCAagtgcccacatacttttggccatttgacATATATTAGAAGGTAAAATTGGGACTAAGTTGAATGGGGGAGGGAAAGCAGGGGTTAGCCATGGTTTATAAGGATAATCCATttaaagcgtgtgtgtgtgtgtgtgtgtgtgtgtgtttgtacgcAGGCTTGGCATATGCAAATCATGCGGGCCTGATCAACGTCTAcggagtttgacatgttcttcctgtgtcatattataattataaataatgatataCATTTAATATGTTATAATAGACTGTCAAGTTTCCTTATTAAAAAGGTGGTATAGTTACCACATTTCCAAGTTTTCAGCACTTTAGTTCATGACACCCCAAGTAGCTTAAAACTTCTCCACTAGTCTGTGAATCACTCTCTTCACAACATCTTTCGTTGTTACACACCCATATTTCTAAAAATCCCCCATACACACATCAAAACACACCCAACACATGTATCCGAGCTGAAAGACTACTCACACACATGTAGTcctgtatatacacaaacacacacatcccCGACCTCCACATGTCCTCATTATAGTAATGAAATtagtgtgcgtgtgtatgtagAATCAAGATCTAATTGCCTTCTGTAATCACCAGTTCATTTATCATTTagttactgtatatatgtgtgtgtgtgtgtgtgtgtgtgtgttgaggagAAAAAGTCAGTGAGTATGCGAGCGTTGGTCTAAAAATAGTACTTCAACTAAACAAAACTCAGTTTTGTAAAAATAAGGAGACAAGGGAAATGGGTGCATTACTCATTTGTACCATTACCTAATGTCGGGCCGAATGAAGTGAAACTTATATAAACTAAATCTATCTGATAAGCCACAAAGCACAGTCAACTCATTAAGTTTGTATTCATAAATACAGCTGTTCGTTTTGTGTAACTGAATGAATACACAGTACTTATTTGCCCCCCATATTcaattaaaataacatttaaaataaaaatgaatgaatctgcTTGGTCAAAAATAGGCAGTACATACAGCAAATGAGATTATAATCTAACCTTTACTGACAACCTTTACAGTTCAAGCCAAAACCTCTTGTTTTCTAGCTAAACTGGGTGTCTAGGACATAAGGGCCATGGTCAGAAAGGCGAGAAAGAGCCATTGTAAAAACTGTCCTGTGCCTAGATGTAAGAACATGTTAAATGCACAACCATCTTTGTAGTACTCCTTTAGTAAGTTCTTCATAAATCAGGTTTTAATGACAGAGACGCGACATGAGGAATAAGATTTAATTGAACTCTTCGAGCAGAACAACAAGTGCTGTGtttattatgggtgattaagtgtagactgaTGTGAAAAATGACgagtaaagccatttaaaattaaatccacaataTAATTATGTGCGCAAAGCATCAAGGTGTCTAAATACTGAATCCACTTTacgtatataccgatcagccataacattaaaaccatctcctggtttctacacttactgtccattttatcagctccacccaccatatagaagcactttgtggttctacaattactgactgtagtccatctatttctctacatacctttttagcctgctttcaccctgttctttaatggtcaggacccccacagagcaggtattatttaggaggtggatgattctcagcactgcagtgacactgacatggtggtggtgtgttagtgtgtgttgtgctggtatgagtggattagacacagcagcgctgctggagtttttaaataccgagtccactcactgtccactctattagacactcctacctagttggtccaccttgtagatgtaaagtcagagacgatcgctcatctattgctgctgtttgagtcggtcatcttctagaccttcatcagtggtcacaggaccacagtgagtgtagaaacaaggaggtggttttaatgttatggctgatcagtgtatatggaacATATTTTTGCAGTGAAAGTGCTTATTGTACCACCTCCCAAAAGTGCATCgttatatgtaatataatagaatTTAATACAGCTGAAGTGGCACAAATTCTCTTAGATACATTCTAAAAGGTTGTGGAAAGTCTATTCAGACGAGGATCTTTGTATCTGCAGGAAAGGGGAGCACTATACAGTAACGCACAAGGTTTTAGACTGACATGtctgtccagcaagctcaagaTCAAGAGTCCATCAACACGTTTGTAGCTCATAAAGCTTGATTCTAAATGCTTTTACCCCACTGATTTATTAGTTGAACAGCAGCCCTCATATGAAGACAAACGCCCTCACAATGCTGGTTGGTTTGCTGGGTAAACATGCACTTTGCTCACTGTCGCTCTTTTATTGTTTACATCGGTCCACAAAAGTACAGAACTGAGGCGAGACCAGATCATGGGAAATCTAGAAACCTTTCCCATATGCTGTCGGGGAATTTAACAGGGTAAAACTTAGTCATGATCAGATCCATGTCATGATTCCAGACCAGTGAAGCACAAAATCGCATTTGTTGTTAGGGAggtaaattaaacaaaactcTTGATTGCAAAATGCATACTTGACAAATAATGTTTTATCACCTGGTAGGACTGCAAGATATGGATAAATATAGTACTGTACATTAGGATGCctattgattgttttttttaaatatatatatatattttagtaaTTGCTTTATACATCTTGGACAAGGCACCACCAATAGCTGGAAATCACtcaattactcactcacacatcatCATGTTTAAGGACAGTTTAGCAGCCAATGAACCTACCAGAAAACTTGTGGAGGTGGAAGGAAAATACAGTAAATGCAGGAAACCAAACACATTCAGACACGAcgagaacataccaaacaacACACAGACCAGAGACAAGGATCAATTCCGAGACCCAACAGCTGTGGGAAACAAACACCACCTCCTGCAACattatccttattattattattatcattattaacagtagtagtagctgTTGTTGTTGGCCAGAAAAGTTCTTATTATGATATAATAAGAtgctttaatattaatattgtacaaTATATTGCTCCTAACAAATTATTGTGCAGTCCTGACAACTTCAGTCATCCACTAAAGTAGCTTCCAATTAAGATGTCCAACATTACAGTCCAGTACAGGAACATGTGTTTATAACGCTGTAATGAAGTTAATAAcgcactgattataaactatacACTGGTTATATAAACTGTTCAATACAACTGAGATGTGATACGTACCGCTAGAGAGGCGGAGGAGGAGGCGATGAAAACCCTGATCACCATCCTAACGTAccggttacacacacacttacattcacCCTCCTCACTCCCTCTGTCTTTTTAtatcctaacacacacacacacacacacacacacacacacacatactgaccAGTGCATGCTGGGAactgttgttttatatttactactactaccccattactaatactactaataataatttattaagatactactttattaacaagaagaagaaaataatcATTACTTCActcattatatttttattatgttgaatcttttttgtgttatttatataagttataaaatgttattttactgtatatgcTCTTGTGTTTTACTACTGTGCTGCTGAAATGAGAGAATGTaaaatactactacaactactactactaataataataactgttgctgttatattaataataatataactattattattattaatgttataatattaatgataataataactaatcaCATAATAAATCATCTTGTAATAATGCAATAATTACAAATCATCTTGAAATAATTTACTAATGCATTTCTCAGAagcacaataataacaataataataataataataataataataataataacagtaattataataataataacggttgccgttatattaataataatataactattttttttattattgttatatcattgagaataataataataactcacaTAATAATCACATAATAAATTATCTTGTAATAATGCATCAATCAAaagcacaataataataatttttaatttttaatgttattagtatttttgtaattattattattattattattactattattattattatcattattactattattattatcataattactattatttttagtattactattattattattatcatcattactatttttttcagtattattattattactatcctTATGatcataattataattattattattaatagtattattattgttattattatgattattactattattagtattattataattatgattaatattatcatcattatcatcatcattattactagtattattgttattattattacatttatcattattattattgtaagtattattattattgtaagtattattattagtagtagtattgttattattattattattattattattattatttattgattaaattCTGGCTCTTACTTTACTAGCGCGTGAATcacagtggttgccatggcgaGGCGTCATGACAGCTTTATAGCAGTGAGCGAGTGTTTGTCTTCACGGTGCTGCGTATTCATAATATCATTCTAAAGCGGCACTGCTGTTTAAATAATTGATCTTTTTGTGTTGTATTAGAGAATTAACAACCTCCttcgttttatttttattcctgGATTGAATAAAAAGCTACTTTTATTGTCCGCTTTAGCTAACGGAGTTTGAACTAATCCTAGCTGGTGGCTGATTAGCGGGGTTTAGCTGAACTCCGTTTATCAGTCACGTAGAGGAGAATGCGCACGGAATCCTCAGGAAAACGGTAAATATTATAagaataatgtttgttttatatctTTAATGTTCTAATGTAACTTTTTGTTTCAGCAGAAGCAGAAAAAACTATGGAGACTTATGGTTGCTAGCTTGCTAGTGATAAACCAGCTAACAACGTTAGCTAACTGGATAAAACTGTTGCTAGTGTTAATTTGTTTAcagcaaaatatttattaaacaacATTTGCAACTTAATACAGCCTGTATCTAACAAAATGAAAACCAGCTCTttagtctacacacacacacacacacacacacacacacacacacacacacacagacagacagacagacagacagacagacagacagacagacagacagacagacagacagacagatagatagatagattagatagatagatagatagatagatagattagatagattagataggttgatagatagatagatagatagatagatagatagatagatagatagatagatagatagatagattagataggttgatagatagatagatagatagatagatagatagatagatagatagatagatagatagatagatatgattTTGCCGAATATGGGTATTTGGACCAGGATTTCTGTAGAGTTGCTTATAGacaattttactttttatttttatgtcatGGTGGGTCAGATAgattccactgggaaacaccgGGGGCAaggtaggaataccctggactggGTACCAATCCATTCAGGGCTTCAGCCATATTCAATCGATCAGACATACAGCCAATcaagattcgaacctggatctgAGCAGTGGTGAGCTAGTGCTAGAATtgttgccctgtccagggtatttttgccttgcacccagtgtttcctggtggaaccggacccaccCAAGCCCCAACCAGGTAGTAACCACAAGTACATTCATATACTAGGTAGAGACTAGAGCTATTAAATTTC contains the following coding sequences:
- the sh3bgrl2 gene encoding SH3 domain-binding glutamic acid-rich-like protein 2, whose product is MVIRVFIASSSASLAVKKNQQAVVGFLESNRISFDEVDITMLEDQRLWMYKHIPEEKQPEKGKPLLPQIFNGTVYCGDYEDFFMSKETNTVFSFLGLNCQPSGKDCESDAV